One window from the genome of Musa acuminata AAA Group cultivar baxijiao chromosome BXJ1-4, Cavendish_Baxijiao_AAA, whole genome shotgun sequence encodes:
- the LOC103983008 gene encoding LOW QUALITY PROTEIN: putative vesicle-associated membrane protein 726 (The sequence of the model RefSeq protein was modified relative to this genomic sequence to represent the inferred CDS: inserted 1 base in 1 codon) — MGQQSLIYSFVARGTVILAEYTEFQGNFTGIAAQCLQKLPSSNNRFTYNGDGHTFNYLVEDGYTYCVVAVESVGRQIPIAFLDRIKEDFNKRYGGGKAATARANSLDREFGSKLKEHMQYCVDHPEEISKLAKVKAQVSEVKGVMMENIEKVLERGEKIELLVDKTENLRSQAQDFRQQGXKDEEEDVDEEYEDKADCLGHYHCTDPHHNLVRLPWLQMLI; from the exons ATGGGGCAGCAGTCGTTGATCTACAGCTTCGTCGCCCGGGGCACGGTGATCCTGGCGGAGTACACGGAGTTCCAAGGCAACTTCACCGGCATAGCCGCTCAGTGCCTCCAGAAGCTCCCTTCCAGTAACAACCGGTTCACCTACAACGGCGACGGCCACACTTTCAATTACCTCGTCGAGGATGGATACA CATACTGTGTTGTTGCTGTCGAGTCTGTTGGCAGGCAAATTCCCATTGCCTTCCTAGATAGGATCAAGGAGGATTTTAACAAAAGATACGGAGGAGGTAAAGCTGCAACAGCCAGGGCCAACAGCCTCGACCGAGAGTTTGG GTCTAAGCTTAAGGAGCACATGCAATACTGTGTGGACCACCCTGAGGAGATAAGCAAGCTGGCCAAGGTGAAAGCTCAGGTTTCAGAAGTCAAAGGGGTTATGATGGAAAACATCGAGAAG GTTCTTGAACGTGGGGAGAAAATCGAGCTGCTTGTTGACAAAACAGAAAACCTTCGTTCTCAG GCACAAGATTTCAGGCAGCAAG ACAAAGATGAGGAGGAAGATGTGGATGAAGAATATGAAGATAAAGCTGATTGTCTTGGGCATTATCATTGCACTGATCCTCATCATAATCTTGTCCGTTTGCCATGGCTTCAAATGCTGATATAA